Proteins co-encoded in one Marinobacter qingdaonensis genomic window:
- a CDS encoding diguanylate cyclase domain-containing protein, protein MFRTFSPHHPRTCFETGPACPHCGVSARSAGQPTLAFPLSAFGADSFNDIAQTTLDAINQAVLVIDPEGLVVYLNNVAEGLTGWSREEAKGRSVEQVFFIFDDTIGAVEQNPARRAINEDRPVKLALGRVLMRRDGASVAIEDSATPIHDRHGTTTGAVIVFHDARHSRSALRKMSHDAQHDHLTGLPNRMLMMERLTQAVGLARRHGKQTALLFIDLDNFKQINDSLGHSAGDALLKDIAVEMGNCLRTTDTVSRHGGDEFVVLLSEIEAPEDALQVAEKLLARFAEPRKIDRRKVQVTLSIGISVYPEDGQDATTLMENADTAMYATKENGRNGYRFFQQLQEPT, encoded by the coding sequence ATGTTCAGAACCTTTTCGCCTCACCACCCCCGCACATGCTTCGAGACAGGGCCGGCATGCCCCCATTGCGGAGTCAGCGCACGATCAGCAGGGCAGCCCACCCTGGCATTCCCGCTGTCGGCATTTGGCGCTGATTCGTTCAACGATATTGCGCAGACCACCCTTGACGCGATTAACCAGGCGGTGCTGGTCATCGACCCTGAGGGCTTGGTTGTCTATCTCAACAATGTTGCCGAAGGACTCACCGGCTGGTCACGGGAAGAGGCGAAGGGGCGTTCGGTTGAACAGGTATTCTTCATTTTCGACGATACCATCGGGGCAGTGGAGCAGAATCCCGCGCGCCGGGCCATCAACGAGGATCGGCCGGTGAAGCTTGCTCTGGGCCGTGTCCTGATGCGCCGAGACGGTGCCAGTGTTGCCATCGAGGATTCCGCGACCCCCATTCACGACCGTCACGGCACAACGACCGGTGCGGTTATTGTTTTTCACGATGCCCGTCACTCCCGGTCCGCTTTGAGGAAGATGAGCCACGACGCCCAGCATGATCATCTCACCGGTCTGCCCAACCGAATGCTGATGATGGAGCGGCTCACTCAGGCCGTTGGCCTGGCGCGTCGGCACGGCAAGCAAACCGCGCTGCTGTTCATTGATCTGGATAATTTCAAACAGATCAATGACTCCCTGGGTCACAGCGCCGGTGATGCGCTACTGAAAGACATCGCCGTGGAGATGGGGAACTGTTTGCGCACTACCGATACCGTCAGCCGCCATGGCGGTGATGAATTTGTTGTCCTGTTGAGTGAAATCGAGGCGCCGGAAGATGCCCTGCAGGTGGCGGAAAAACTATTGGCCCGATTCGCTGAACCTCGCAAGATCGATAGGCGCAAAGTCCAAGTCACACTGAGCATTGGTATCAGTGTCTATCCGGAGGACGGGCAGGACGCCACTACCCTGATGGAGAATGCGGATACGGCCATGTACGCCACCAAAGAAAATGGGCGCAACGGCTACCGGTTCTTCCAGCAGCTGCAAGAGCCGACTTAG
- a CDS encoding fasciclin domain-containing protein: MRAVNGFKAWAAAVVLLAGVAAAPGVLADHHGTVEREKLNIVESAETMAHLSTLVVAIKAAGLAETLSGPGPYTVFAPTNSAFDKLPAGTLEALLKPENAEQLKSILTFHLVPASATSSAALEMVEEDNGRQTLGTVQGGELTLGVDRDSLVLRDARGNSATVVKADRMQANGVIHLIDSVLMPE, from the coding sequence ATGAGAGCGGTGAACGGATTCAAAGCGTGGGCGGCCGCCGTGGTGCTGCTGGCAGGGGTGGCGGCAGCCCCCGGGGTCCTTGCCGACCACCACGGTACGGTCGAGCGGGAGAAACTGAACATTGTCGAAAGTGCCGAAACCATGGCGCACCTGAGCACCCTGGTGGTCGCGATCAAGGCCGCGGGGCTGGCGGAAACCCTGTCCGGTCCCGGCCCCTACACCGTGTTCGCGCCCACGAATTCGGCGTTCGACAAACTACCGGCCGGCACACTGGAGGCTCTGCTGAAACCGGAAAACGCGGAGCAATTGAAGTCCATCCTGACCTTTCACTTGGTCCCGGCCAGTGCAACTTCCTCGGCCGCCCTGGAGATGGTCGAGGAGGACAATGGCCGGCAGACCCTAGGCACGGTCCAGGGCGGTGAGCTGACCCTGGGTGTGGATCGGGACAGCTTGGTGCTCCGGGATGCCCGGGGCAACAGTGCCACGGTGGTCAAGGCCGACCGGATGCAGGCCAACGGGGTGATCCACCTGATTGATTCGGTATTGATGCCTGAGTGA
- a CDS encoding endonuclease/exonuclease/phosphatase family protein: protein MAILQTALPWVLGACTLAVVGATLLPLWRNPHWLVRGFDFPRMQIAILALALLLLQLVFLDLERPGTWVWMALAGGALVGQAWWILPYTPLWPKEVKPALNPDPAHTLTILTANVLTPNRRADALIALVVKHQPDVLVTLESDQWWQDQLAELETRMPYTIKCPLDNLYGMHVYSRLPLRESECRYLVQDKVPSMHALVELHSGDRVRMHFLHPAPPSPTENPESAERDAELVIVGRSVADTDEPVIVTGDLNDVAWSPTTRLFRKVSGLLDPRVGRGLRSTFHAQYPLMRWPLDHLFHSEHFTLIAIQRLPDIGSDHFPLLTRVLFAPVRGRDQQPLPAEQGDQEWASELARDQGASKSDVPAPDPSEH, encoded by the coding sequence ATGGCCATTCTGCAAACCGCCTTACCCTGGGTCCTCGGTGCCTGCACCCTCGCCGTCGTGGGCGCAACCCTGCTGCCGCTGTGGCGTAACCCGCACTGGCTGGTCCGGGGGTTCGATTTTCCGCGGATGCAGATTGCCATCCTGGCGCTGGCTCTGCTGCTCCTGCAATTGGTGTTTCTGGACCTCGAACGCCCTGGTACTTGGGTGTGGATGGCACTGGCCGGAGGCGCCCTGGTCGGCCAGGCCTGGTGGATCCTGCCCTACACGCCTCTGTGGCCGAAAGAGGTAAAACCGGCGCTCAACCCTGACCCGGCCCACACCCTGACCATCCTCACCGCCAACGTGCTGACCCCCAATCGCCGGGCCGACGCCCTGATCGCGCTGGTCGTGAAGCACCAGCCCGACGTGCTGGTCACCCTGGAGTCCGACCAGTGGTGGCAGGACCAGTTGGCGGAACTGGAAACCCGCATGCCCTACACCATCAAGTGCCCACTCGATAACCTCTACGGCATGCACGTGTATTCCCGCCTGCCGCTGCGGGAGAGCGAATGCCGCTACCTGGTGCAGGACAAGGTGCCCTCCATGCACGCGCTGGTGGAGCTGCATTCCGGCGACCGGGTACGCATGCATTTCCTGCACCCGGCACCGCCCAGTCCCACCGAAAACCCGGAGTCGGCGGAGCGGGACGCCGAGCTGGTCATCGTCGGTCGCAGCGTGGCCGACACCGACGAACCGGTGATTGTCACCGGCGACCTCAACGACGTGGCCTGGTCGCCGACCACCCGCCTGTTCCGCAAGGTCAGCGGCCTGCTGGATCCCCGGGTCGGGCGCGGGCTGCGAAGCACCTTTCACGCCCAGTACCCGCTGATGCGCTGGCCCCTGGATCACCTGTTCCACAGCGAGCATTTCACCCTGATCGCCATCCAGCGTCTGCCGGACATCGGATCCGATCACTTTCCACTGCTGACCCGGGTGCTCTTCGCGCCTGTACGTGGCCGGGACCAGCAGCCGCTGCCGGCCGAGCAGGGCGACCAGGAATGGGCCAGCGAACTGGCCCGGGATCAGGGCGCCAGCAAATCGGACGTGCCGGCGCCCGACCCATCCGAGCACTGA
- a CDS encoding DUF1206 domain-containing protein, whose product MAAPAVDAVRWMARMGYAARGIVYLLVGGLAALAAFGQGGQTTGSRGALERLLTAPLGDVILAALAVGLTGFSLWRCVQALRDTDHHGLGPKGLTVRVGLLVSAVTHLLLAVFAVSLIFAFGGGGSDGDSEKSIASWLMRQPFGRWLVAVVGMVMIGVGIAHAVKGAAAHFDRHFDMPATTQLWAYPICRFGLITRGLVFIIAGGFFLLAAHQLDPDEAGGMAEVFDSFRNQPYGTWLIASVAVGLFAFGLYSLLEAIYRRVEPDA is encoded by the coding sequence ATGGCAGCACCTGCCGTTGATGCGGTTCGCTGGATGGCGCGGATGGGATACGCCGCGCGGGGCATTGTCTATCTGCTGGTCGGCGGACTGGCGGCCCTCGCGGCCTTTGGCCAGGGCGGCCAAACCACCGGCAGCCGGGGTGCCCTGGAGCGGCTGCTCACCGCGCCCCTGGGCGACGTCATCCTGGCTGCCCTGGCAGTCGGGCTGACCGGCTTTTCCCTCTGGCGCTGTGTCCAGGCGCTTCGGGATACCGACCATCACGGCCTGGGGCCGAAGGGGCTCACGGTCCGGGTCGGCCTGCTGGTCAGCGCCGTGACTCACCTGTTGCTCGCGGTGTTCGCGGTCAGCCTCATCTTTGCCTTCGGTGGCGGCGGCTCCGATGGCGATTCGGAAAAAAGCATCGCCAGTTGGCTCATGCGCCAGCCCTTTGGGCGCTGGTTGGTGGCGGTGGTGGGGATGGTCATGATTGGCGTGGGCATCGCCCACGCGGTCAAGGGCGCGGCCGCACACTTTGACCGCCATTTCGACATGCCGGCGACCACCCAGCTCTGGGCCTACCCAATTTGTCGATTCGGACTGATCACCCGGGGCCTGGTGTTCATCATTGCCGGCGGTTTCTTCCTTCTGGCCGCCCATCAACTGGACCCGGACGAAGCCGGCGGCATGGCGGAGGTGTTTGACTCGTTCCGCAATCAGCCCTACGGCACCTGGCTCATTGCCTCGGTCGCGGTCGGGCTCTTTGCCTTTGGGCTCTACAGCCTGCTGGAGGCGATCTACCGGCGGGTCGAACCGGATGCCTGA
- a CDS encoding CsbD family protein codes for MCKVVERIGEWNVGDNEKNFPSHATMNWARLVTINRPGIDLDLMSSMRSSILNKSGLSLAPTCRTVIYGPGVDDVEAAANRLFWRGPSFDEPIIWPKGRRAEGAEMNKDTIEGNWKELKGKVKEQWGKLTDDRLDEIAGRREQLAGKIQQAYGITRDEADKQIKDFEKNLQTLI; via the coding sequence ATGTGCAAAGTTGTGGAGCGCATCGGCGAGTGGAACGTCGGGGACAATGAAAAAAATTTCCCGAGTCATGCAACCATGAACTGGGCGCGCCTCGTTACCATAAATCGGCCGGGTATAGATTTAGATCTAATGTCATCGATGCGAAGTTCGATACTAAACAAAAGCGGACTTTCGCTTGCCCCCACTTGTCGGACAGTCATCTATGGCCCTGGGGTGGACGATGTTGAAGCGGCGGCGAACCGTTTGTTTTGGCGCGGGCCTTCGTTCGATGAACCCATCATCTGGCCGAAGGGCCGAAGGGCCGAAGGCGCTGAAATGAACAAGGACACCATTGAAGGCAACTGGAAAGAACTGAAGGGCAAGGTGAAAGAGCAGTGGGGCAAGCTGACGGATGACCGCCTTGACGAGATTGCTGGCAGGCGCGAACAACTGGCCGGCAAGATTCAGCAAGCTTATGGCATCACAAGAGACGAAGCTGACAAGCAAATCAAAGACTTCGAAAAAAATCTCCAAACGCTGATATGA
- a CDS encoding Crp/Fnr family transcriptional regulator — protein sequence MTPSPHPTQNHLLAALPADVRQRLLPYLEEIPMPLGQVLYEAGDKMRHVYFPTDSIVSLLYVMESGASAEISVVGNEGLVGISLFMGGESTSSRAVVQSGGSGYRLAGQRLVDEFHRHGDLMSLVLRYTQALITQMAQTAVCNRHHSIDQQLCRWLLLSLDRLPTTHLVMTQELIANMLGVRREGVTEAAGKLQQLGVIKYRRGHIEVMDRPRLEQMSCECYAVVKRETDRLLTVPSA from the coding sequence ATGACACCGTCACCGCACCCCACACAGAACCATCTCCTTGCCGCACTGCCCGCGGACGTCCGGCAACGGCTCTTACCCTATCTTGAGGAAATCCCCATGCCCCTGGGCCAGGTGCTCTATGAAGCGGGGGACAAAATGCGCCACGTGTATTTCCCCACCGACAGCATCGTTTCCTTGCTCTATGTGATGGAGAGCGGCGCATCTGCGGAAATCTCAGTTGTGGGGAATGAAGGCCTGGTGGGGATCTCATTGTTCATGGGCGGTGAGAGCACCTCGAGCCGTGCAGTGGTCCAGAGCGGTGGTAGTGGTTATCGCCTGGCAGGGCAGCGCCTGGTTGACGAATTTCATCGACACGGTGACCTCATGTCACTTGTCTTGCGCTACACGCAGGCGTTGATCACCCAGATGGCACAGACGGCCGTCTGCAATCGCCATCATTCCATCGATCAGCAACTGTGCCGCTGGCTTTTACTCTCGCTGGATCGTTTACCCACGACCCACCTGGTCATGACCCAAGAGCTTATCGCCAATATGCTGGGTGTCCGCCGCGAAGGGGTGACGGAAGCGGCTGGAAAGCTGCAACAACTGGGTGTCATAAAATACCGGCGCGGACACATTGAAGTCATGGATCGCCCCAGGCTCGAGCAAATGAGCTGCGAATGCTATGCCGTGGTCAAACGGGAAACGGATCGTCTGCTCACCGTTCCATCCGCCTAG
- a CDS encoding BON domain-containing protein — translation MTTYRFPFAHFLSALMFGLALFSTAACTSTSTRQSTGEYLDDSAITIKVKSAILGDPELKVFQISVKTYNGTVQLSGFVDSESMVDRATEVAQGVSGAQAVKNDLQVKK, via the coding sequence ATGACAACTTACAGATTCCCATTCGCACATTTTTTGTCCGCGCTGATGTTTGGGCTGGCGCTATTTTCGACTGCGGCCTGTACCTCAACGTCAACTCGACAAAGCACTGGCGAGTACCTTGACGATAGTGCCATCACCATCAAGGTAAAAAGCGCTATTTTAGGTGACCCCGAACTAAAGGTATTCCAAATCAGCGTCAAGACCTACAACGGAACCGTGCAACTGAGCGGCTTCGTCGACTCAGAGTCGATGGTCGACCGTGCCACGGAAGTGGCGCAAGGGGTCTCGGGCGCGCAAGCCGTCAAAAACGATTTGCAGGTAAAGAAATAA
- a CDS encoding DUF2254 domain-containing protein — translation MTDRLRFVLNRLGERLWVKPMFICLLSIGVALIARFADFWELSHRFPDISDDSVEKLLTVISGSMLVMAVFAVGSMLAAYESASSSATPRTFAVVISDDRSQNALSTFVGAFIFSIVGLVAITNDYYEKGGRFALLVITLVVFALVIFNFLKWVDAIARLGRLGNTVSKVERAAETTLLRRRKSPTMGAIPARGGCDGIPVEVERIAYIQHIDVAALQSLAEEHDLRIEVALLPGKMTLPGQPVAYVCSDKGEPPAELVAKITGCFVVGESRTFDEDPRFGLVVLSEIASRALSPAVNDPGTAINIIGALVRLLAIWASPPEDEPETGPDYDRVAVPELSLASLFEDAFSAIARDGAGSVEVMICLQKALAGLAALGNPALSQQASAQADLAFRYAEQALQLPSELSRLQAARGEVGSKVVPRRL, via the coding sequence GTGACCGATAGGCTGAGATTTGTTCTTAACCGACTGGGTGAGCGGCTCTGGGTCAAGCCGATGTTCATTTGTTTACTGTCGATTGGCGTAGCCTTGATTGCCAGGTTTGCTGATTTTTGGGAGCTTTCCCATCGCTTCCCCGACATTTCTGATGATTCTGTTGAAAAACTTCTCACCGTGATTTCTGGCAGCATGCTGGTCATGGCGGTGTTTGCTGTGGGGTCTATGTTGGCGGCCTACGAGTCAGCAAGTAGCAGCGCTACGCCCAGGACTTTCGCGGTAGTGATTTCCGACGATCGCTCGCAAAACGCGTTGTCGACCTTTGTCGGTGCTTTCATCTTCAGCATCGTAGGGTTAGTGGCTATTACCAACGATTATTATGAAAAAGGTGGTCGTTTTGCACTGTTAGTGATCACGCTGGTGGTGTTCGCTCTGGTGATCTTTAATTTTTTGAAATGGGTCGACGCTATTGCGAGGCTGGGCCGATTGGGTAATACCGTATCCAAGGTAGAGCGAGCGGCGGAAACAACCCTGTTAAGGCGCCGAAAGAGTCCGACAATGGGGGCGATTCCGGCGCGAGGAGGATGCGACGGGATACCGGTAGAGGTGGAGCGGATTGCATACATTCAGCACATTGATGTGGCCGCTCTTCAGTCGCTGGCGGAAGAGCACGATTTGCGAATTGAGGTCGCCTTACTGCCAGGCAAAATGACGCTGCCAGGCCAACCGGTTGCCTATGTATGCTCAGATAAGGGTGAACCTCCGGCTGAGCTAGTCGCTAAGATTACGGGGTGTTTTGTCGTTGGTGAGTCGCGCACTTTCGATGAGGATCCTCGATTTGGTTTGGTAGTGCTTTCGGAGATTGCCAGTCGGGCGTTGTCGCCGGCCGTCAATGACCCGGGTACCGCCATTAACATCATCGGAGCCCTGGTGCGGCTCCTGGCAATCTGGGCGTCGCCGCCCGAGGACGAGCCCGAGACCGGGCCGGACTACGATCGGGTGGCGGTGCCCGAACTGTCGCTGGCGTCGTTGTTCGAAGATGCCTTCAGTGCCATAGCCCGTGACGGAGCCGGGTCGGTCGAGGTGATGATCTGTTTGCAGAAAGCCCTGGCGGGCCTGGCGGCCCTGGGCAACCCGGCACTCAGCCAGCAGGCGTCGGCGCAGGCCGACCTCGCTTTTCGCTACGCCGAACAGGCCTTACAGCTGCCGAGCGAGCTGTCCCGGTTGCAGGCGGCGCGGGGCGAAGTCGGCTCTAAGGTTGTGCCCCGAAGGCTATGA
- the ptsP gene encoding phosphoenolpyruvate--protein phosphotransferase: MFETHPDSERGSETEILKGKTISPGMVQGIVHVHHSFLDLPDIPPEAISLNDVEKEFSRLNAATTRVSDDLAALVLRVAEEVDSSLAEVFGAHRLILNDPALREELRREITENLVDASTAVRHVFRRWEKRFLLMESQIARDKSDDLRDVSVRLYNALVGITANPLEEIPSGCVLATSRLLPSDTIFLADRSVAAVLLEYGSFGSHFALFAREMALPCISRLSGLSDIHREGALALVDGSTGIVTLRPTCRQIDQFEKKVRTLAKSLGRAQAHAMEPAITRDGVSIAVLANVGFCQDTENAMRNGAEGVGLYRLEQAYLGRLEPPSAEALLADMRQTLAAAKGYSVVVRLLDVGADKPLPFIEFASESNPALGCRGVRILKEYLELLKTQLRAILALSQEYDVRLLIPMVTLAEDVMVVKKHLLALCGELNITTPPQLGAMIETPAAALSARQFAGDVDFLSFGTNDLTQYAFAADRENAAVEPYFNDADAVIFRLMQLTHDDVPEMPLSLCGELAGRPEQVARVLQCGIRTLSVAGPLIPAVKEAIRHSNCLVSAVTKPQRS, from the coding sequence ATGTTTGAAACTCACCCGGATTCCGAGCGCGGTTCGGAAACTGAAATCCTCAAGGGCAAGACGATCTCTCCGGGCATGGTTCAGGGAATTGTCCATGTCCATCACAGCTTTTTAGATCTCCCTGATATCCCGCCTGAAGCGATTTCCCTGAATGACGTGGAGAAGGAGTTCTCCCGCCTGAATGCTGCGACGACCAGAGTGTCGGATGATTTGGCGGCACTGGTACTAAGAGTTGCGGAGGAAGTCGATTCCAGTCTGGCAGAAGTTTTCGGGGCTCACCGACTGATTCTCAATGATCCTGCCCTCAGGGAAGAACTGCGCCGGGAAATTACTGAGAACCTCGTGGATGCCAGCACCGCCGTTCGGCATGTGTTCCGTCGTTGGGAAAAGCGTTTTCTCCTGATGGAGTCACAAATAGCCCGGGACAAAAGTGACGATCTCCGGGACGTTTCAGTGCGTCTATACAATGCTCTAGTGGGCATCACAGCCAACCCCCTGGAGGAGATCCCTTCGGGCTGCGTGCTGGCCACGTCACGGCTACTACCTTCCGATACGATATTCCTGGCTGACCGTTCAGTGGCGGCCGTGCTGCTTGAATACGGCAGTTTCGGCTCGCATTTTGCCCTGTTTGCCCGGGAAATGGCATTGCCCTGTATTTCGCGCCTATCCGGACTATCAGATATCCATCGAGAGGGGGCGCTTGCCCTGGTTGACGGCAGTACCGGCATAGTGACCCTGCGCCCCACGTGCCGCCAGATTGACCAGTTTGAGAAAAAGGTCAGGACACTTGCCAAAAGCCTCGGACGGGCGCAGGCCCACGCCATGGAGCCGGCGATCACCCGCGATGGTGTATCCATTGCCGTGCTGGCCAATGTCGGATTCTGCCAAGACACCGAGAACGCAATGCGCAACGGGGCAGAGGGTGTCGGCCTTTATCGGCTGGAACAGGCCTACCTCGGTCGCCTGGAGCCCCCCAGTGCCGAGGCGTTGTTGGCGGATATGCGGCAAACGCTCGCGGCGGCCAAAGGCTACTCCGTCGTAGTGCGGTTGCTGGATGTGGGGGCCGACAAACCCCTACCTTTTATTGAATTTGCCAGCGAATCCAATCCGGCGCTGGGGTGCCGCGGCGTGCGTATTTTGAAAGAGTACCTGGAACTACTGAAAACGCAGCTCAGGGCTATCCTGGCGTTGAGCCAGGAATATGATGTGCGGCTTCTGATTCCCATGGTGACCCTGGCTGAGGATGTGATGGTGGTCAAAAAACACCTGCTGGCGCTTTGTGGCGAGCTGAACATCACAACCCCACCGCAGCTGGGCGCCATGATCGAAACCCCGGCGGCCGCACTGTCGGCACGGCAGTTCGCCGGTGATGTGGATTTCCTAAGTTTCGGCACCAATGACCTCACCCAGTATGCCTTTGCTGCCGATCGTGAAAACGCCGCCGTAGAGCCCTATTTCAACGACGCCGACGCAGTCATCTTCAGGCTCATGCAGCTCACCCATGATGATGTGCCCGAGATGCCGCTATCGCTGTGTGGTGAACTGGCGGGTCGCCCTGAGCAAGTGGCCCGGGTCCTCCAGTGCGGCATACGGACCCTCAGCGTCGCGGGGCCGCTGATCCCCGCAGTGAAGGAGGCCATCCGTCACAGCAATTGTTTGGTTTCGGCGGTAACGAAACCACAGAGGTCGTGA
- a CDS encoding zinc-binding metallopeptidase family protein, with amino-acid sequence MRVFTNPVGAGALWFDNLATADGTPVAYDPQARAFVPVPAFCANREVIGCNWIAPEQGAFCRSCAMTALAPDPNIPGAIPNWAHTEAAKRWVLDNLGRWSWFRPEDSGCRPVFHMLAEGLTPVFMGHAQGVVTISVAEADPVIGTTRREALQEPYRTMVGHMRHEISHMLWWRLSLREDFLEAFRAMFGDEREDYRAALQHHYDSGPPPDWRSHFLTSYASTHPHEDWAETAAHLLHLTDITDSFGAAGLNSPQLPANGWDPYAEPEAERLIQVAASLTVAVNHVNRSMGLSDLYPFVLSSRAREKLAFVHGWLRRGAQGR; translated from the coding sequence ATGCGTGTTTTTACCAACCCGGTCGGTGCCGGTGCCCTCTGGTTCGATAACCTGGCCACTGCAGATGGTACTCCCGTTGCCTATGATCCTCAGGCCAGGGCCTTTGTGCCCGTGCCGGCTTTCTGTGCCAACCGTGAGGTGATTGGCTGTAACTGGATCGCACCGGAACAGGGGGCTTTTTGTCGTTCCTGTGCGATGACCGCTCTAGCGCCGGATCCGAACATTCCCGGCGCCATACCCAACTGGGCCCACACCGAAGCTGCAAAACGCTGGGTGCTGGACAATCTGGGGCGCTGGTCCTGGTTCCGGCCTGAGGACTCCGGCTGCCGTCCGGTCTTCCACATGCTGGCGGAGGGGCTGACGCCGGTTTTCATGGGTCACGCTCAGGGTGTCGTGACCATCAGCGTGGCAGAGGCAGACCCGGTCATTGGAACCACGCGGCGGGAGGCCCTGCAAGAACCTTATCGCACGATGGTTGGCCATATGCGCCACGAAATCTCCCATATGTTATGGTGGCGCCTGAGCCTGCGTGAGGACTTTTTGGAGGCTTTTCGCGCCATGTTTGGTGACGAGCGTGAGGACTACCGCGCCGCGCTGCAACACCACTATGACAGTGGTCCTCCGCCGGACTGGAGGAGCCATTTTTTGACCAGCTACGCCTCCACCCACCCCCATGAAGACTGGGCTGAAACCGCCGCCCACCTTTTGCACTTGACGGACATCACCGACAGTTTCGGGGCCGCCGGATTAAACTCACCCCAGCTCCCGGCAAACGGCTGGGACCCCTATGCAGAGCCTGAGGCTGAGCGCCTGATTCAAGTGGCTGCGTCGCTGACGGTAGCCGTGAATCACGTGAACCGATCCATGGGCCTTTCCGATCTTTATCCCTTCGTGCTCTCTAGCAGAGCGCGGGAAAAGCTGGCCTTTGTCCACGGCTGGCTGCGCCGGGGCGCTCAGGGGCGTTAG
- a CDS encoding AI-2E family transporter gives MTSETNGEETGPTDRHGAEERHPLDAPFFGAISIRSVALVILASIASLYFIDWAQPVLLPLVVAVLISYALDPLVSVFDRIRFPRPLSAALVLIALLGIGVAAGSPLKQEAMALLDKIPTAVQEFQRRESRSPDEESLMEKAQTAAKEIEETAEKSRAAQIPTKPGVTPVQIVDKSMDIQEYVIRGSPAALVLVTQCFTVLLLVFFLLSVGSLYKRKVVRISGPSFGRMRKATRILNDLHFQVRRFLFVMLISALFVGVLTWLAFLALGMEQAALWGVVAGIASGVPYLGPFLVFIGTGLAGFVQFGELNMAIIVAVTSLVITSIQGYLLMPWLTSYMSSLNTVAIFIGLLFWGWLWGPVGLIVATPILMITKSLCDHIANLRPVGELLGK, from the coding sequence ATGACATCCGAGACCAACGGGGAGGAGACCGGGCCAACCGACCGCCACGGCGCCGAAGAACGGCACCCGCTGGACGCGCCCTTCTTCGGTGCCATCAGCATTCGAAGCGTCGCCCTGGTGATCCTGGCCAGCATCGCCTCCCTGTATTTCATCGACTGGGCCCAACCGGTGCTGCTGCCCCTGGTGGTGGCCGTACTGATCAGCTACGCGCTGGATCCGCTGGTGTCTGTTTTCGACCGCATCAGGTTTCCCCGGCCACTGAGCGCGGCCCTGGTCCTGATCGCACTGCTGGGCATCGGGGTAGCCGCAGGCTCGCCCCTGAAGCAGGAAGCGATGGCGCTGCTCGACAAGATCCCCACCGCGGTCCAGGAGTTCCAGCGCCGGGAATCCCGCAGCCCGGATGAAGAGAGCCTGATGGAAAAGGCGCAGACGGCCGCCAAGGAGATCGAGGAAACGGCGGAGAAAAGCCGGGCCGCGCAGATCCCGACCAAGCCCGGCGTCACTCCCGTTCAAATCGTCGATAAATCCATGGACATCCAGGAGTATGTGATCAGGGGCTCGCCTGCGGCCCTGGTCCTGGTCACCCAGTGCTTCACGGTGTTGTTGCTGGTGTTTTTCCTGCTGTCGGTGGGGTCGCTGTATAAGCGCAAAGTGGTGAGGATTTCGGGGCCGTCGTTCGGACGCATGCGCAAGGCTACCCGGATCCTGAACGACCTGCATTTCCAGGTTCGCCGGTTTCTGTTCGTGATGCTGATCAGCGCCCTGTTCGTCGGCGTGCTCACCTGGCTGGCGTTTCTGGCCCTGGGCATGGAACAGGCGGCGTTGTGGGGCGTTGTCGCCGGCATCGCCAGCGGGGTCCCCTACCTGGGGCCCTTCCTGGTGTTCATTGGCACCGGCCTGGCCGGGTTCGTGCAGTTTGGTGAACTCAACATGGCCATCATAGTGGCGGTCACCTCGCTGGTGATCACCAGCATTCAGGGCTACCTGTTGATGCCCTGGCTAACCAGCTACATGTCCAGCCTCAACACGGTCGCCATCTTTATCGGCCTGTTGTTCTGGGGCTGGCTCTGGGGGCCGGTGGGGCTGATCGTCGCCACCCCCATCCTGATGATCACCAAGTCCCTGTGCGATCACATCGCCAACCTGCGCCCGGTTGGGGAATTGCTTGGCAAATAG
- a CDS encoding helix-turn-helix domain-containing protein, translating to MLQRYFSVIFEELLQAVGCIRFHDVGQRLARGLLLAHDRAPTAALPLTHRILAETLGVQRGAVTLAALKLQEDGIIRYSHGRITIIDRTALEAAACECYGASIGNLTSLWPRL from the coding sequence ATGCTGCAACGTTATTTTTCGGTTATTTTCGAGGAACTGCTGCAAGCAGTCGGCTGTATTCGCTTTCACGACGTGGGGCAGCGGTTGGCACGGGGCCTGTTGCTGGCCCATGACCGGGCGCCAACGGCCGCCTTGCCCCTGACCCATCGCATCCTCGCGGAGACGCTGGGTGTCCAGCGTGGTGCGGTCACCCTCGCCGCGCTAAAACTGCAAGAAGATGGGATCATCCGCTACAGTCATGGCAGGATCACCATTATCGACCGCACCGCGCTTGAGGCAGCAGCCTGCGAATGCTACGGCGCCAGCATTGGAAACCTCACGAGTTTGTGGCCCCGCCTGTAG